tattagatttttaatttttttagttacttTCAAAATTATCTAATCCATGGAACATAGACTTTGAATATTTACTTACGAAtgctgaaattaaaaaaaaaatgataggTAAACTAAGAGATGTTTATATATACCAGCGTTAGGGTTATTGTGAAGGAAAGAGTTGGCACAATCACTGGTACAATTGTAAACAACTTCTGTCGGTACGAGCTTGCATTTAATCATGCATAGAACGAAACAAAGTGCAATCCTCCCAGGTAAAAGCTCTACAATGCATTGACTGCGACACTTTTTGGCGCATTTTTTGGTGGATGTT
This window of the Gossypium hirsutum isolate 1008001.06 chromosome A09, Gossypium_hirsutum_v2.1, whole genome shotgun sequence genome carries:
- the LOC121206097 gene encoding uncharacterized protein; this encodes MERNGMKKLMLTVMMVTMVVVVAVATDFQQETSTKKCAKKCRSQCIVELLPGRIALCFVLCMIKCKLVPTEVVYNCTSDCANSFLHNNPNADPKEVRLHVDQCYERCRNKI